From the genome of Acidobacteriota bacterium, one region includes:
- the hemC gene encoding hydroxymethylbilane synthase, whose protein sequence is MSVLRIGTRGSQLALWQANTVKALLAQHGQEAELVVIKTTGDRLSEQNLSQAGGKNLFVKEIEDAMLRGDVDLAVHSAKDMPAELPSGLAVGSVLPRENPQDALVLPRRHAAHGRPFEDAIRQLGPMATVGTSSIRRAAQLRAVVPAARFEPVRGNVDTRLRKLDEGHYDALVLAAAGLRRLGLGDRISALVPIAVCIPAPGQGAIAIEIREDDLATRRAVQRLNDEDTATALEAERTLVAALGGGCQLPLGGIAQMTSDGQLELTAVVISPDASTTLRRKATGETTVPYALGGRVARMLLEDGAGAILERERQKLKAQG, encoded by the coding sequence ATGAGCGTTCTCCGGATCGGCACGCGCGGCAGCCAGCTCGCGCTGTGGCAGGCCAATACCGTCAAGGCGCTGCTCGCGCAGCACGGCCAGGAGGCGGAACTGGTCGTCATCAAGACGACCGGCGACCGGCTGTCGGAGCAGAATCTGTCGCAGGCGGGGGGCAAGAACCTGTTCGTCAAGGAGATCGAGGACGCGATGCTGCGCGGCGACGTGGACCTCGCGGTGCACAGCGCGAAGGACATGCCGGCGGAGCTGCCCTCCGGCCTGGCGGTCGGCTCCGTGCTGCCGCGCGAGAACCCGCAGGACGCGCTCGTGCTGCCGCGCAGGCACGCGGCGCACGGACGCCCCTTCGAAGACGCCATCCGGCAGCTCGGTCCCATGGCCACGGTCGGCACGAGCAGCATCCGCCGCGCCGCCCAGCTTCGGGCCGTGGTTCCCGCGGCACGGTTCGAACCGGTGCGCGGAAACGTCGACACGCGCCTGCGCAAGCTCGACGAAGGGCACTATGATGCCCTCGTGCTCGCGGCGGCGGGGCTCCGCCGGCTTGGGCTCGGCGATCGCATCTCGGCGCTGGTGCCCATCGCCGTGTGCATTCCCGCGCCGGGACAGGGAGCCATCGCGATCGAGATCCGCGAAGACGACCTCGCGACGCGGCGTGCCGTGCAGCGGTTGAACGACGAAGACACGGCCACGGCGCTCGAGGCGGAGCGCACGCTCGTCGCGGCGCTCGGCGGCGGCTGCCAGCTGCCGCTCGGCGGCATCGCGCAGATGACCTCCGACGGTCAGCTCGAACTGACGGCGGTGGTCATCTCGCCCGACGCGTCGACGACCTTGCGGCGCAAGGCGACCGGCGAGACCACCGTGCCGTATGCGCTTGGCGGCCGCGTGGCGCGGATGCTCCTCGAGGACGGCGCGGGCGCGATTCTCGAGCGCGAACGGCAGAAACTGAAGGCCCAAGGATGA
- the cobA gene encoding uroporphyrinogen-III C-methyltransferase, producing MKGCRVSIVGAGPGDPGLVTWRGMRRLASADVVLYDHRVHERLLRLARADAERIDVGPAAPRAMEQDAISMLIAEKAREGKAIVHLKWGDPYFFDSAGKEAMFLHEQGIPFEVVPGVPAGIGAPSYAGVPVTYPGGGDLLTFVRGGEGETDDLPQVNWARLASLDGTIVCYAGARQLPGVIGQLLANGRPDTDSAALIFSGTLPDQRTIEGALGEIAVAITHEPPSKAAILVVGQVVALRQHLRWFDERPLFGKRIVVTRSREQAADFVEMLEELGAEPIQAPAIRIAPPEDVEAIDRAIAEIGSFDWLIFASANAVDHFMHRVLEGPGDVRDLKGVRICTVGPSTAGRLGRFGVKVDLTPPEFRAEAIIDALREHGAIAGRRFLLPRADIARDVLGEELRKAGAADVVEVTAYRTLQDAGSRDGDPDIYRMLLDRRIDAVTFTSASTVRNFVKMLGEEPAADLLKDTVVASIGPVTAEAAQVLGIATTVMPAQYTIQALVDALVEHFRGQGPEARGQGRS from the coding sequence ATGAAAGGCTGTCGCGTCTCCATCGTCGGCGCCGGCCCTGGCGACCCGGGGCTCGTGACATGGCGCGGCATGCGCCGTCTCGCCAGCGCGGACGTCGTGCTGTATGACCACCGCGTGCACGAGCGGCTGCTGCGCCTCGCCCGCGCCGATGCCGAGCGCATCGACGTGGGCCCGGCTGCGCCGCGTGCCATGGAGCAGGACGCGATCTCGATGCTGATCGCGGAAAAGGCCCGCGAGGGCAAGGCGATCGTGCATCTGAAGTGGGGGGACCCGTACTTCTTCGACAGCGCGGGCAAGGAAGCGATGTTCCTGCACGAGCAGGGGATCCCCTTCGAAGTCGTCCCGGGCGTGCCCGCCGGGATCGGCGCGCCGAGTTATGCGGGGGTGCCGGTCACCTATCCTGGCGGCGGCGACCTGCTGACGTTCGTCCGGGGGGGCGAGGGGGAGACGGACGATCTGCCGCAGGTGAATTGGGCGCGGCTCGCCTCGCTCGATGGGACGATCGTCTGCTACGCGGGCGCGCGCCAGCTGCCGGGTGTCATCGGGCAGCTGCTCGCGAACGGCCGCCCGGATACCGACAGCGCCGCGCTGATTTTCAGCGGCACGCTGCCGGACCAGCGCACGATCGAGGGGGCGCTCGGCGAGATCGCCGTCGCCATCACGCACGAGCCCCCGTCGAAGGCGGCGATCCTCGTGGTCGGGCAGGTCGTCGCGTTACGACAGCACCTCCGCTGGTTCGACGAGCGGCCGCTGTTCGGCAAGCGCATCGTGGTGACACGCTCGCGCGAGCAGGCGGCGGACTTCGTGGAAATGCTCGAGGAGCTCGGCGCCGAGCCGATCCAGGCGCCCGCGATCCGGATTGCGCCACCCGAGGACGTGGAGGCGATCGACCGGGCGATCGCGGAGATCGGCTCGTTCGACTGGCTGATCTTCGCGAGTGCGAACGCCGTCGATCATTTCATGCACCGCGTGCTGGAAGGGCCGGGCGACGTCCGCGACCTGAAGGGGGTCCGCATCTGCACCGTGGGGCCGTCGACAGCGGGGCGCCTGGGACGTTTCGGCGTCAAGGTGGATTTGACGCCGCCGGAATTCCGCGCCGAGGCGATCATCGACGCGCTGCGCGAGCACGGCGCGATCGCGGGCAGGCGGTTCCTGCTTCCGCGCGCGGACATCGCCCGCGACGTGCTGGGCGAGGAGCTGCGCAAGGCCGGGGCGGCCGACGTCGTGGAAGTGACCGCCTACCGCACGCTCCAGGACGCGGGCAGCCGCGACGGCGACCCGGATATCTACCGCATGCTGCTCGATCGGAGGATCGACGCGGTGACGTTCACGAGCGCGTCTACGGTCCGGAATTTCGTGAAGATGCTGGGCGAGGAGCCGGCCGCCGATCTTCTGAAGGACACCGTCGTGGCATCGATTGGGCCGGTGACGGCCGAAGCGGCGCAGGTCCTCGGCATCGCGACGACGGTGATGCCGGCGCAGTACACGATTCAGGCGCTGGTGGACGCGCTCGTCGAGCATTTCAGAGGCCAGGGGCCGGAGGCCAGGGGCCAGGGGCGATCATGA
- a CDS encoding DUF2029 domain-containing protein, whose translation MTLLTHRRARMHAAALVVGLWGVTLVNFATPGWRTLNGHVKGEDWAHFWAIGRAAARQDWRGLYDPDRLRSEFERAGPGVEAPTFIPVYGPQLALALAPFGALPYGVSLVLWWISGGLAYWLCCRAAWARCPALGPPRDLLLFAAAYPGFWQLFIHGQTTWIALACVTVIWLALRERRPLAAGIAVGLLAYKPQLGIALVIVLIVRRSWAVLAIAAGTVAAQVVVCWLWFGPEVFPAYGRMLATLPQISPLLEPKVFQLVSLRGFFLLLGAPSMWAHAGWLLAGAAVMTAVLRGMRQRSFDRSFALLLIATVLVGGHVSVYDLVLLAPAFILIAGENLDAAAAPPRWLWPVMYAAFLLALTGPLAAITRVQLASPILIALMVVVRGADLSGPPARA comes from the coding sequence AAGGCGAGGACTGGGCGCACTTCTGGGCGATCGGGCGCGCGGCCGCGCGGCAGGACTGGCGCGGTCTTTACGATCCGGACAGGCTGCGATCCGAGTTCGAGCGGGCGGGGCCTGGCGTGGAGGCGCCCACGTTCATTCCCGTGTACGGGCCGCAGCTCGCCCTGGCCCTCGCGCCGTTCGGCGCGCTGCCGTACGGGGTCAGCCTGGTGCTGTGGTGGATCTCCGGTGGCCTCGCGTACTGGCTCTGTTGTCGAGCGGCGTGGGCGCGTTGTCCTGCCCTCGGCCCACCGCGCGACCTGCTCCTCTTCGCCGCGGCATATCCCGGTTTCTGGCAGTTGTTCATCCACGGACAGACCACGTGGATCGCGCTCGCGTGCGTCACCGTGATCTGGCTGGCGCTGCGGGAGCGGCGGCCCCTCGCCGCGGGCATCGCGGTCGGCTTGCTCGCGTACAAGCCGCAGCTTGGCATTGCCCTCGTCATCGTTTTGATCGTGCGGCGATCGTGGGCGGTCCTCGCGATCGCCGCCGGCACGGTCGCCGCTCAGGTCGTGGTGTGCTGGTTGTGGTTCGGGCCGGAGGTCTTCCCCGCGTACGGCCGCATGCTTGCGACGCTCCCGCAGATCTCGCCGCTGCTCGAGCCGAAGGTCTTTCAGCTCGTCTCGCTTCGCGGTTTCTTCCTGCTCCTGGGAGCGCCTTCGATGTGGGCACACGCGGGGTGGTTGCTGGCCGGCGCGGCTGTGATGACCGCGGTGCTGCGGGGGATGCGGCAGAGAAGCTTCGACCGGTCGTTCGCGCTGCTGCTGATCGCGACGGTCCTCGTCGGCGGCCACGTGTCCGTGTACGACCTGGTGCTGCTGGCGCCGGCCTTCATCCTCATCGCCGGCGAGAATCTTGACGCGGCCGCCGCTCCGCCGCGCTGGCTCTGGCCGGTGATGTACGCGGCGTTTCTGCTCGCGCTCACCGGGCCGCTTGCCGCGATCACCCGCGTGCAGCTGGCCAGTCCCATCTTGATTGCGCTTATGGTGGTCGTTCGCGGGGCGGACCTTTCAGGTCCGCCGGCGCGAGCCTGA
- the hemL gene encoding glutamate-1-semialdehyde 2,1-aminomutase, translated as MPRRKYTRSSKLFHRAGDVLVGGVNSPVRAFKSVGATPLFITGARGARITDADGNDYIDYVMSWGPALLGHAPKGLLKELARAAARGTSFGAPTELEIALGERVRMLVPSVEKVRFVNSGTEATMSAVRVARAATGRDKIIKFEGCYHGHSDAFLVAAGSGALTLGVPTSPGVGRAVAADTLVAPYNDLAAVSRLCADHHRQIAALIVEPIAGNMGVVPPAKGYLEGLRALCDREGIVLIFDEVISGFRASIGGAQALYKVKPDLTCLGKIIGGGLPVGAYGGRRDLMDLVAPVGPVYQAGTLSGNPLAMTAGLWTLNQLSPRVYRMLAALGERLAAGLAGAARDAGIPLQVNAAGSVVTPFFTSEPVTDFQSALKADTGAYGAFFRGMLARGIYPPPSQFEAWFISAAHSQRDIDVTIRAASETMREMEATNS; from the coding sequence ATGCCTCGCCGTAAGTACACCAGGTCGTCGAAACTCTTTCACCGCGCCGGCGACGTGCTGGTCGGCGGCGTCAACAGCCCCGTACGTGCGTTCAAGTCGGTCGGCGCGACGCCGTTGTTCATCACCGGCGCGCGCGGCGCCCGGATCACCGATGCCGACGGGAACGATTACATCGATTACGTCATGTCGTGGGGCCCGGCGCTGCTCGGGCATGCGCCGAAAGGGCTGCTGAAGGAGCTGGCGCGCGCCGCGGCGCGGGGCACCAGCTTTGGCGCCCCCACCGAGCTGGAAATCGCGCTCGGGGAGCGCGTGCGCATGCTGGTCCCGTCGGTCGAGAAGGTGCGCTTCGTCAACTCAGGCACCGAGGCGACGATGAGCGCGGTCCGCGTGGCGAGGGCGGCGACGGGGCGCGACAAGATCATCAAGTTCGAGGGGTGCTACCACGGGCACAGCGACGCGTTCCTCGTTGCCGCCGGATCCGGCGCGCTGACGCTCGGCGTGCCCACCAGCCCCGGCGTGGGGCGGGCGGTCGCGGCTGACACGCTGGTCGCGCCGTACAACGATCTGGCCGCGGTGTCGCGCCTCTGTGCCGATCACCACCGGCAGATCGCCGCCCTCATCGTCGAGCCGATCGCCGGCAACATGGGCGTGGTCCCGCCGGCAAAGGGATACCTCGAAGGATTGCGCGCGCTGTGCGACCGCGAAGGGATCGTCCTGATCTTCGACGAGGTCATCTCCGGTTTCCGCGCGTCGATTGGCGGCGCCCAGGCCCTTTACAAGGTCAAGCCGGACCTCACGTGCCTCGGAAAGATCATCGGCGGCGGGCTGCCGGTGGGCGCGTACGGCGGGCGGCGCGACCTGATGGATCTCGTGGCGCCGGTCGGTCCCGTTTACCAGGCAGGCACGCTTTCCGGCAATCCGCTCGCGATGACGGCCGGCCTGTGGACGCTCAACCAGCTGTCGCCGCGCGTGTACCGCATGCTGGCGGCGCTCGGAGAGCGCCTTGCCGCCGGCCTGGCCGGCGCGGCACGTGACGCGGGAATCCCGCTCCAGGTCAACGCCGCCGGCTCCGTCGTCACGCCGTTCTTCACGAGCGAGCCGGTGACCGACTTCCAGTCCGCGCTGAAAGCCGACACGGGGGCGTACGGCGCGTTCTTCCGCGGCATGCTCGCGCGCGGCATCTACCCGCCGCCGTCGCAGTTCGAGGCCTGGTTCATCTCGGCCGCGCACTCCCAGCGCGACATCGATGTGACGATTCGCGCCGCGAGCGAGACGATGCGGGAGATGGAGGCCACGAATTCCTAG
- the hemB gene encoding porphobilinogen synthase — protein sequence MTTKTAAQLELTHRMRRLRRTPMMRAMVRETRLAPEMFLYPLFVRDGEGLRKPVGAMPGVFQMSVDEVVREATAAKAEGVAGVLLFGLPEHKDDIGSGAYDPEAPVQAAVRALKREVTDFLVVTDVCLCEYTSHGHCGILVEDELTHETEIVNDPSVEQIVKAAVSHAAAGADIVAPSDMFDGRVGAIRRALDSHGFEQTAIMSYAAKYASAYYGPFREAAESTPAFGDRRSHQMDPANVEEALREVALDIEEGADIVMVKPAMTYLDVIWRVKSEFGMPTAAYHVSGEYSMIKAAAERGWIDEPRAMMEALTAVARAGADIIITYYAREAARALRA from the coding sequence ATGACGACGAAGACCGCGGCGCAGCTCGAGCTCACCCACCGGATGCGGCGACTGAGGCGGACGCCGATGATGCGCGCGATGGTGCGGGAGACGCGGCTGGCGCCGGAGATGTTCCTGTACCCGCTGTTCGTGCGCGACGGCGAGGGGCTGCGCAAGCCTGTCGGGGCGATGCCCGGCGTCTTCCAGATGTCGGTGGACGAGGTCGTGAGAGAAGCGACGGCCGCCAAGGCCGAGGGGGTCGCGGGCGTGCTGCTCTTCGGGCTCCCCGAGCACAAGGACGATATCGGCTCCGGCGCCTACGATCCGGAAGCGCCGGTCCAGGCCGCCGTGCGCGCACTGAAGCGCGAGGTCACGGACTTCCTGGTCGTCACCGACGTCTGCCTGTGCGAATACACCTCGCACGGCCACTGCGGAATTCTGGTGGAAGACGAGCTGACGCACGAGACGGAGATCGTCAACGACCCGAGCGTCGAGCAGATCGTGAAGGCGGCGGTGTCGCACGCGGCGGCCGGCGCCGACATCGTCGCGCCGTCGGACATGTTCGACGGACGCGTCGGCGCGATCCGGCGGGCGCTCGATTCCCATGGCTTCGAGCAGACCGCCATCATGTCGTACGCGGCCAAGTACGCCTCGGCGTACTACGGGCCGTTCCGTGAGGCGGCGGAGTCCACGCCGGCCTTCGGCGACCGCCGCTCGCACCAGATGGATCCCGCCAATGTCGAGGAGGCGCTGCGCGAGGTGGCGCTCGACATCGAGGAGGGGGCCGACATCGTGATGGTGAAACCGGCGATGACGTACCTCGACGTGATCTGGCGCGTGAAGTCGGAGTTCGGGATGCCCACGGCGGCCTATCACGTGAGCGGCGAGTACTCGATGATCAAGGCGGCCGCCGAGCGCGGCTGGATCGACGAGCCGCGCGCGATGATGGAGGCGCTCACCGCTGTCGCGCGCGCCGGTGCGGACATCATCATCACGTATTACGCCCGCGAGGCCGCGCGGGCGCTGAGGGCTTGA
- the ispG gene encoding flavodoxin-dependent (E)-4-hydroxy-3-methylbut-2-enyl-diphosphate synthase, whose translation MIPVITLHRTTGVKVGHVQVGGGAPIAVQSMTMTDTADAAATAQQCIELAEAGSELVRVTVNTPDAAAAVPEIKRRMLDAGCAAPLIGDFHYNGHLLLTRFPECASALDKYRINPGNVGTGKRRDEQFATICKVARDRGKPVRIGVNGGSLDQDLVVARMQENTDRDLGKTSEEIINECMVISALQSTELALESGLRNDQIIISCKVSRPPDLIAVYRALAKQTDQPLHLGLTEAGMGMKGLVWSSAAIGVLLQEGIGDTIRISLTPRPGGDRREEVYAACELLQALGLRSFAPSVTACPGCGRTTSSTFQELAERIQAYIREKMPEWKARHEGVETMTLAVMGCIVNGPGESKAANIGISLPGTGESPNCPVFIDGKHAMTLRGTYEELSRAFQKLVDDYVATKYPEKARNA comes from the coding sequence GTGATTCCTGTCATCACACTGCATCGCACGACCGGCGTGAAGGTCGGCCACGTCCAGGTGGGTGGCGGCGCGCCCATCGCCGTCCAATCGATGACGATGACGGACACGGCCGATGCCGCGGCCACGGCGCAGCAGTGCATCGAGCTGGCCGAGGCCGGTTCGGAGCTCGTACGCGTGACGGTCAACACGCCGGATGCCGCGGCCGCCGTGCCGGAGATCAAGCGGCGCATGCTCGACGCGGGATGCGCGGCGCCGCTCATCGGCGACTTCCATTACAACGGGCACCTCCTGCTGACGCGCTTTCCGGAGTGCGCGTCCGCGCTGGACAAGTACCGCATCAATCCGGGCAACGTGGGCACGGGCAAGCGGCGCGACGAGCAGTTCGCGACCATCTGCAAGGTGGCGCGCGACCGCGGGAAGCCCGTGCGCATTGGCGTGAACGGCGGCTCCCTCGATCAGGATCTCGTCGTCGCGCGCATGCAGGAGAACACCGACCGGGATCTCGGCAAGACCTCCGAGGAGATCATCAACGAGTGCATGGTGATCTCGGCGCTGCAGTCCACGGAGCTGGCGCTCGAAAGCGGGCTCCGCAACGATCAGATCATCATCTCGTGCAAGGTCTCGCGCCCTCCCGATCTGATTGCGGTCTACCGGGCGCTCGCGAAGCAGACGGACCAGCCGCTGCACCTTGGCCTCACCGAAGCGGGAATGGGGATGAAGGGGCTCGTGTGGTCGTCGGCGGCGATCGGCGTGCTGCTGCAGGAGGGCATCGGCGATACGATCCGCATATCGCTCACGCCCCGACCGGGCGGGGACCGCCGCGAGGAGGTCTACGCGGCGTGCGAGCTGCTGCAGGCGCTTGGGCTGCGCTCCTTCGCGCCGAGCGTCACCGCCTGCCCCGGCTGCGGCCGCACGACGAGCAGCACCTTCCAGGAACTCGCCGAGCGCATCCAGGCGTACATCCGGGAGAAGATGCCCGAGTGGAAAGCGAGGCACGAGGGGGTCGAGACGATGACCCTCGCGGTCATGGGCTGCATCGTCAACGGGCCCGGTGAATCGAAGGCCGCCAACATCGGGATCAGCCTGCCGGGCACGGGCGAGTCACCGAACTGCCCGGTCTTCATCGACGGGAAGCACGCGATGACGCTGCGTGGGACGTACGAGGAGCTGTCGCGCGCGTTCCAGAAGCTCGTGGATGATTACGTCGCGACCAAGTACCCCGAGAAAGCCCGCAACGCCTGA